GTGAATGTCCAGCAGTAATCCCGCGGCGGCCCGTGGTCGCGGCGGGATCAGGCCCGGGGTAGTTCGAGGACGAAGGCGGCGCCGCCGCTGTCGCTCTCCTCGGTGCGGACCGAGCCACCGTAGGACTCGACCATCGAAGAGACGAAGAAGAGGCCGAATCCGGTGCCCGTCGAGGCGTCGCCCTTGCCACCGCGTTCGAAGATGTCGGCCTGGTCGCTGGGCGGGACGCCCGGCCCGTCGTCGGCGACGCGGAGCGACACGGTCGGCCCGCCGTCGTCCACGCTGACGTGGACGCTGGTCGTCGCATTCGAGTGTTCCACCGCGTTGGTGAGGAGGTTCGCGACCACGTCCTCGAACAGGTCGTTGGCGAGGACAGTCGTCCCCTCCGGGACGTCGACATCGACGTCGACTCTGTCGGTCACGGCGTCGACCCGTTCGGCTTCGGCCGTCACGAGCGGGTCGAGTTCGACCGGTTCGAGCGTCGCGTCACCGTCGTCGGCGACGGAGTCCAGGATGGAGCGGACCTTCTCGCTCAGGTCGGTGATCTTGACGCTCCAGTCGTGGATGTTCTCGGCGTGGGCGACGTGTTCCGGGTCGTCGAGCCCGTTCTGAAGCATGTCCGCCCGCGCCATGATGATGTTGAACCCGTTCATCATGTCGTGGCGGAGGACGCTGTTGAAGAAATCCAGCTGTTCGTTGCGGCGGGTGAGCGCCCGTTCCTGTTCGTGTCGCTCTATCGCGTAGCGGAGCGCCCGAACCAGCCTGTCACCGTCGAGGTCCCCCTTCGGCAGGTAGTCCTGTGCGCCGGACTGGATGGCCTCGACGGCGACGCCCGTGTCTTCGAGCCCGGTGAGCACGATGATCGGCACGTCGGACTCGACCTCCGAGGCCCGGCAGAGCGTCTCTATCCCTTCTGAGTCGGGGAGCCCCAGGTCGAGCAGGAGCACGTCGTAGTGGTCCGCGGCGAGCGCCTCCTCCGCGGCCGGGAGCGACTCGACGTGGGTCAGCTTTACCTCGTCGAGGAACGCCTGGACGGAGGGGTTGTCGAGATAGTGCTCGACGAGCTTCGCGTCCCCCGGATTGTCCTCGACGAGGAGCGCGTGGACGGTCGGCTTCATCACTCGGGCGGCATCTTGACGACGGTCAGCCAGAACTCCTCGATGCGCTCGATGACATCGAGGAACCCGTCGAAGTCGATCGGTTTCGTCAGGTAGGCGTTGGCGTGCAGGTCGTAGGACTGGACGATGTCCTCCTCGGCCTCCGAACTCGTCATGACGACGATGGGGATCCGCTTGAGGCGGTCCTCGGTCTTGATCTCCTCCAGCACGTCGCGGCCGTCCTTGCGCGGCATGTTGAGGTCGAGGAGGACGAGGTCCGGTCGCGGTTCGTCCGCGTATTCGCCCTCCTGACGGAGGAACGACAGCGCCTCGACGCCGTCGTTCACGACGTGGAGGTTGTTGATGATGCTCCCCCGTTCGAGCGCTTTCCGCGTCAGCGTCACGTCGCCCGGGTTGTCCTCCGCGAGGAGGATCGCGACCGGTTCGGCCTCGTCGTTTCTCATCGCCGTCCCTCCGTCCGTCGGGTCGGTCGACTGCTGGTCACCGTTCGGTGCTCGCTCGTCCGGCTCCGGGTGTGGCAAATCATGCGTCGGTCTCCTGGTCGGCCTCGTCGACGGCCGGCATCGTGAAGTGGAACGTCGCCCCGTCGTCCGGTTCGGACTCGACCCATATCTCGCCGCCGTGGCGATTGACGATGCGTCTGCACATCGCGAGGCCGATCCCGGTACTCCCGGGACGGGTACTGTTCTGTTTGAATATCTCGAAGATGCGGTCCTGCTGGTCGGTGTCGACCCCGGGTCCGTCGTCGGCGACGGTGAAGTGGACGCGTCCGTCCTCGTGGTCGGCGCCGACCGTGACGGTCGGTTCCTCGCCGCCGTAGTGGAGCGCGTTCTCGACGAGGTTCTGGAACAGCTGGCCGAGCTGGTTGCGGTCGACGACGACCGGCGGCAGGTCGCCACGGTCGACCGCCGCGTCGCTGTCGTCGATCAGCATCTCCAGACTCCTGACCGTCTCGTCGAAGACCGCTTCCGAATCGGTCTCGGTCGGTTCGTCGCCCTTCGTGGTGACCCGCGAGTACTGGAGCAGCGCGTCGATCATCGCCTGCATCCGGGTCGCGCCGTCGACGGCGTACTCCATGTACAGTTCGCCGTCCTCGTCGAAGCTGTCCCCGTACTCCTCTTCGAGGAGGGACACGTAGCTCGACACCATCCGCAGTGGCTCCTGTAGGTCGTGGGAGGCGACGTAGGCGAACTGCTGGAGGCTCTCGTTGGACCGTTTCAGTTCGGTCCGCTGGCGTTCGAGCTCTCGTTCCCGGCTCACGCGGTCCAGCGCGTCGACCGTCGTCTGTTCGATCATCTCGACCATCGACCGTTCGAACTCGTCGACCGCCGTCCCCGGGTCGCCCACGACCAACACCCCGTGGTCGCCAACCGGGACCAGCACGAGGGCCGTCGGATCGATTCCCGCGAGCGGCGGGCTCGACGACCCGTCCGACTCCGGGAGAACGCTCGGTGTTCCCGCCCGAAATCGGTCCATCCAGTCGTGATCCGGTCCGAGTACCGGGAGCGCGTCCGGACCGGAGACGCCCGCGCGGTCCAGCGCACCGTCGGAGAACTCGCTCGGGACGAGCCTGTCGGCCTCGTCGTCGTAGGTCCAGTAGCCGGTGACGGAACGGCCGACGACGGTATCGACGGTGGCGACGACGATCTCGGTGACCTCCGTCTCGGTGCGGGCCTGGGGAAGCCGTCGGGTCGCCTCCGCGAGGTCCGTCAGTCGCTCCTCGCGCCGCTTGAGTTCGGTGATGTCGCGGGTGAACCCGGCGACGTACTTCACGGAGCCGTCGTCGTCGAAGACGGGTTCGGCGTGGACGCTGACCCAGCGGGCGATCCGCTCCTCGGAAGTGTCGACCCGAAACTCCAGATCGGCCGCCTCACCGTCCGAGAGGACGGCCATCTTCTCCGCCACCGTCTCGCGGTCGTCGGGGTGGACGCCGCGGAGGAAGTCACCGGGGTCCTCGATCAGGTCGGCGATGGGGCGGTCCCAGAGGGGTTCGTACGCCGAGTTTATCACCACCGTCTCCGACCAGTCCCCCGTGAACATCCACAGCGCGTCGTTGGTGTACTCGGTCAACCGGAACAGCAACTCCGTGGTATCCTCGAGGCGCTCGCGTGCGCGATAGTCGTCGACGACCGTCGCGATCCGGTCGTCCAGAGCCGCGAACGTCTCCTGTTCCGGCTCGCCGTCGTAGGTGACGTACCCGTCCGCGCCGGCGTTGATCGCCGCAGCCGCGACCCGCTCGCTCCCGTCGCCGGTCAGCATGACGAACGGTAACCGGTCGTGGGTCTCGCGGACCCGTTCGAGGACGGCGAGCCCGTCGGTATCGGGCAAGGAGTACGCACAGACGAGGCAGTCCACGTCCCCGACCTCCAGACGGTCGAACGCGTCCGACGCAGCCGTCGTTCCGTGCGCGGTCACCGACTCGCTCGCCGCCTCCAGTCCGTCGGTCACGGCCGCCACGGTCGCTTCGTCGGGGTGCACACAGAGGACGCTGACCGTCTGACTGGTCTCCTCCAGGGGCCTGACGTACGTCGTCGAGGTCGGTCTGCCGTCAGTCACGGCTCGCTCCGACCCTCCGTGGCGGTCGTCCGGGGCGGAGTCGTCGCGCCCCGTGAGTCCGCCGGCCGACCTCGATCACTCACGCCCGCGTGAGGATACATACGCGGAGTTCCACGGCCAACGATAAACGAGTATGCCACCGGTTATCGACGGTGATACTCCGTACGACGACGGCAGAACCGCTCCGAGGCAGGTTACCAGGTGCCGTGGAAGGTGTCGAAGGCCAGATCCTCCAGGGGCTCCTCGCCGATGGCGATGCGGTACTCCTGGGGGGTGAGCATCGGCTGTTTGAACTGCGGGCCGTCGTCGGTCGTGATGCGCGGACAGCCCGTGTTGACGTAGGCGTCCATGCCGAAGTTGGTCAGCCGGTCGGGCGTCACCTCGTCCATCGTGATGAGGTAGGCGTTCTCGTTGTTCTCGACGATCTCCTGGGCCTGGTCCCAGCGGCCCTGGCCGATCTTGGTGCAGAAGATGACGCCCCACTCCTCGGCGTCCATCGCGCGGTGGACGGCGCCGTAGCGCTGTTTCATGAACTTCTCCGTGTCCGCGACGGAGACGGCGTTGTTGACGGGGTCGGCGATGACCACTTTCTTGTCGGGGTGTTCCATCGCGAGGCCGAGCGGGTGGAACTTGCCGCCGCCGACGTACAGCATCTGGTCGGCGTCGACGTCGGCGCTGGCGTAGTTACAGCCCAGCACCTGCCCCTCGTGGGTGAGTCGGTCGTCGCCCTTGCGCGTGTGGACGGTGTAGCCCCGCTCCTCGAGCCACGAGCGCATCTCGTCGAACTTGTTCATGTGCTGGGCCGTCGTGACGAGACCCACGTCGGGGTCCTCGTCGGCCGGCGAGAGCTGTTCGTCGACGGCCCGCTCCATGATCGGGAAGACGTCGACGTTCGAGAACAGGGGGACGTAGATGATCTTGTCCGACTCCTTCATCGGGCTGTGGCCGAAGTGGACGAACACGTCCGTCCGGCGCATCAGGTAGGTGTCCAGATCGCAGGCGCCGTAGCAGGGCTGGCCGGAGATCATGACGCTCACGTCGCCGGGCAGTTCCGAGCGGAGGTCGTCGGCGACGCGGGGGCCGCGCCGTTTGAGTCCCTCGGGGAACTGCAGGCCGACGGTCTCGGCGTCTCGCTCTTCGACGGCGTCGACGATGCGGTCGAGTTCGTAGTCCCACTCGCGGTCGTGGCGCAGCGACATCCCCGTCTTGGTGAGGTCGCCCTCGGTGCGGGCCGCGTCGTCGGCCTCGCCGCGCGAATCCTGGCTCATTGGGCAATCGTATCGGCCGTGGCGGTAAAACCTCCGCGGTCCGACGCGGCCCCCTCGACAGTCAGTCCCACTGGGGTCCCGTCGCCCGGTGACAGAGTCGCGACTGGCCGACGCTACGGTCGCGAGAAGCGAACCGCCGGCCGGTCAGGGGTCCTCGACGACGATCCCCTCGTCGCCGCCGCGGGCGCGGGTCAGCGCCGAGACGATGCGGTCCTGAAATCGGAGGAAGCCGAACACGAGCGTCGCGAGCAGCCCGCCGACGACGAGTTCTGAGACCATACCCCCGCTTCGGCCCGACGCCGGAAAAGCCCTCGGACACCAGCCAGTCCCGCCGTACTCGGTGCCGTACCGCTCGAACCGGCCGGTCTCGGGGGCCGACTGCAGCGCTACACTTATTCACTCGTTCGGAGTAGTGTCAGTCGATGACGGTCCCCGTCACGACGCTCCTCCGGACGGCGGCGGTCGTCGCCGGCTCGTTCGCGGTCGCGGCCGGCTGCGCGGTCGCGGTCACCCGGTTGGTCGTTCGAACCCGCTTTTTCGCGATGCCCGAGACCCGTCCCGACAGCTGGCACGGTCGGCCGCTCCGCCAGGCCGACCGCGAACGACGGGACGGACTGAACCCGTTCCTGCTCGCGCTCCTGACCTTCTGGGTCGCGTTCGGGATCGCGAACCTCGCGCTGGACGCGCTGTTGCTCGGGTAGCGTCGGCGAGGTCCGCCGTCCCGTCCGGTGTCGCCGGCACCGACCGCCGCAGTCACCGAAGCTTTGCCGCTCGCGCGCTCAGTGTCGGGTATGTCCCTCCGCTCGTGGGCCTCGGCGACGGTCGACTTCCTCCTCGCCACCGTCGGTCTCTACCTCGCCGTCGTCCCGGCGTTCACCGTCCTCTACGCCCTCGTCGCCGCCGCCACGCTGTTCGCGCAGCCGCCCCAGACGGCTGCGGTCGTCGTCGCCGCCGGCGGGAGCTACCCGTTCGTCGCCGGCGACTGGTCGTACCGCCGGCTGGCCGTCTTCGTCGTCGCGCTGTACGTCGCCAGCGGTGCCGTGGGGCTGGCCGGACTCGCCGTTCTCCGGTCGATGGACGTGACGCTCCCCTCGGCGGTCGTCGCCCGCGCCGGCGCGCTCGCGGTGGCCTACCCGGTCGCCGGGGCGGCGGCGTTCCGCGACCGCGTCCGTCGTCGGCTCGGGTTCCGGCCGCTCGACGCCGACGACCGCACGCGCCGATGACCGTTCGGCCGGTGTCCGCTCGGCCGGCGACCGCTCGTCCGACGCGCCCGCCGGCGCTCGGAGTCGGCAGCTTGAAACCCGCGAGGTCCCAAACGCGAGTAGAATGAGCATCGAGACCGACGCGGCGAACGCGGAGGCCGGCGAGGACGTCGACGCGCTCGCCCGCGAGCTCGGCGAGCAGATCGCGGAGATGCCCCTCTACGAGCGCTACCGGGAGGTCAAGGCCGAGGTCGAGGCCGACGAGGACCTCCAGGAGCAGATCCGCGAGTTCGAGAAGATCCGCGAGGAGTTCATGCTCGCGCGCCAGACCAACGAGGCCACCCAGGAGGACCTCCGGACGCTGCAGGACGCCCAGGAGGAGCTCCACGACCAGCCGAAGATGTCGGAGTACCTCGAAGTGCAGAGCGAACTCGAACTGCGCCTGCAGGAGCTCAACGAGATCATCTCCGAGCCGCTGACGGTGGACTTCGGCGGCAAGGCCGGCGGCTGCTGCGAGGACTGAGTCCGCCCCGAACCACCCCACCGGTCGGCTCCGACGCTCCTCCGTCGGCAAAGCACAATACCTTAGCCGCTGGTACGAGCAGAGTGAGCCATGACAGTTGGAAGCAGCGACTGGGGCGACTGGCTCCCCCGCGCAGTGGAATCGGCGTCGCCGGACACCCTCGCGATCTGGTATCTCGGCTGTAACGGCTTCATCCTGAAGGCCAGCGATGGAACGACGGTGTACATCGACCCGTATCTCGGTCTCGGCGACCCGCCGCGGACCCTCCGGATGATCCCCGTGCCCTTCGACCCCGAGGACGTTACGGAGGCCGACGCGATGTTCGGCACGCACGAGCACGTCGACCACGTCCACGGGCCGAGCCAGGCGCCGATCCTCGCGAACACGGGCGCCGACTACTACACGGCCGACGCCGGTCACGACGTGATCGACGAGGAGGACTGGACCGGCAACTGGGGCGTGAGCGACGACCAGCTGCACGAAATCGAGGAGGGCGACACGGTCGAACTCGGCGAGCTGACGGTCCACGTCGAGCCCGCCAACGACCCCGACGCTATCCACCCCGTCTCGCTGGTCTTCGAACACGAGGCCGGCACCTTCTTCCACGGCGGCGACGCCCGCCCCGGCGAGTTCGAGGCGGTCGGCGAGGAGTACGACATCGACGTCGGGGTCCTGGCCTTCGGCGCCGTCGGGAACATCCCGGACAAGGAGACAGGCGAGGACGTGCGCACCCGGTGGTACAGCGACGAGAACATGGTGATCGAGGCCGCCAACGAACTCCAGCTCGACACGCTCGTGCCGACCCACTGGGACATGTGGAAGGGTATGACGACCGAGCCGACCGTGCTGCACAACCACGCCGCGAGCTTCGAGTATCCCGAGACCCTGCGGATCGTCGAAATCGGCGACCGGTTCGACCTCTGAGGCGGCCGCCGGAGCGGGTCGCGGGCCGCCCGCGGCGCCGCTGCGACCGCCGGACGAACGACCACTTTTCGCCCGAAATTCCGGGCGTTCCTTCCGCTGAGCCGAAATGACGTATTCCGGACAATAAGTATCATTAAGTTGGTCCCTAAACGAGAGGGAACACATGAGCGACTCACAGCAGTACGAGAAGGTGTCCGTTTCGTCGGACGGGGTGACGGTGGACAAGCGGTTCGAGGAGGACGAGTTCCCGGTGCCGGCGATCGCCTTCGAGATCCAGTCGGCGCGCTCGGAGACGGTGACGGTGACGCTGGTCGATCGGGTGCCCGAGGACGTGGCCGTCGAGGACCTGGGCTTTCACCCGGAGTACGGCTCCGAGTACTGGACGATCGACGAGGACCAGATCACCTTCGAGCGGGAGCTGGAGGCGGGTGCGGAGTACACGACCGTCTACGGCATCCGGGCGACCGGGACCGACAACGTCGAGCAGTTCCTCACGACGCCGACCGTCGAGTCGGTCGACCCGCCGCTGGAGGACGGCGACGGCCCGGTCGTCGACGAGGGCAGCAGCGACGTGGTCCGCGACGTGATCTCCGGCGACGGGGACGTGCCGGGGCTCGAAGACGAGGACGACGCCGACGGCTCCGACGAGGACGTGGAGACGCTGAACCTCAAGGACCCGAACGAGCCGGGAGAGGCGGTGTCGAGCGGTGACGGCGCCGGCGACGAGTCGAGTGACTCCTCGGGCGGCACGGTCGCCGTCGAGGACGCCGACGTGGACTCGCTGGTCGGCGCGCTGGCCGCCGAGATCCGCAACCAGAACGTCGACGCCGAGGACGTGAAGCTGCTGCGGAAGGCGTTCGACCTGGCCGACGACAACGGCGGCAGCGTCGACGCGCGCATCCAGCACCTCCAGACCGAGGTGTCGGACCTGCTCGCGTACACGGGCGCGCTCGAGGAGTTCCTCGACGAGAACGGCACGGGCGACGAGATGATCGAGGAGTTCCGCGACCAGGTCAAATCCTTCGAGTCCGAACTGGAGGAGGTCCGCGAGATGGCCTCGGGCCACGAGGAGTCGATCTCGGGGGTCGAGGAGACCGTCGCCTCGGTCGAGTCGTCCATGGAAGCGCTCCAGTCGGACATGGACGAGGTGCTCGACGACGTCGAAGCCGTCCAGAGCGACGTCGACACCGTCCAGAGCGAAGTCGAGTCCGTCGAGGGCACCGTCGACGAGGTCGAGGGCGACCTCGACGACCTCGAATCGCAAGTCGGCGACATCGACGTCGAGGACGTGCGCTCGGACATCGAGGACATCAACGACGAGATCGAGGAGCTCAAGGAGTGGCGCGAGCAGCTCTCCTCGGTCATCGGCGGGAGCTGAACGGGAGCGACCGAACCGACCGCCGCTCGGGTCGGCGCCGCGGCGCGACCGCCCGCGGCGTCCGGACCGGCGAACCCCGCGGAGATCGGACTCGTTTTACGCGCCGCTTGCGTGCCCTTTGGCAATGACGACCGTCAGCGTCGCGGTGCCGCGGAAGGGACGCCCGCTCGAAGCGGTCCTCGACAGACTCGCCGACGAGACGGGCGTCGCCGGCCTCGCCGACGACGTGATCTCGACCCTGCGCTACGAGAAGGCAGTCACCAAGGGCGAGCAGTCGGCGACCGGCGACGTGTACGAACGGCTCGCGGCCTACAGCGACGACGAGGACCCGCGTGCCCCGGAGTACACGCTCGTCCGCGACGACCGCTCGGGGATGCCCCGCCGGATCGTCTTCGACAGCGTGACCGTGCCGGTCGACGAGGACCTGCAGTTGCGGCTGGTCGGCCGCGAGGAGCCGTTCCGCGCGCTCCGGAAACACGAGATGCCGCTCGGCTTCGACAGCGCCGACCTGTTCCTCGAAGAGGTCGTCGAACTCCGCGAGGAACCGCTCGCGGAACTCGACGATGTCAACGAGCGCGTCGACCCGCGGGACACCGACGTGCGCCTCGTCGCCGGACTCGGCGACACCGTCTGGCACTCGCTGCTGGTCACGCCCGAGGTCGCCGCCGAGTACGACACCGACCACACACGCGAACTGGTCGACGCCTACGAGGGCGACTTTTGCATCTCGCCGCGCTACGAGCGGCTCGTTGAGGGCGTCCTCGGCACCTCGGCTATCGAGGGGGTCGACTTCACGTACCCCACCGACGCCCACGCGGAGGAGGAAGCGGCGATCGCCGAGACGGGTATCGGCGTCTACCTGACCGTCTCCGGGGGGACCGCTCGCGAACACGGGCTGGAGGTCGGCGAACACCTCTTCCCCAGCGAGACGGTGCTGCTGAAGAGCGAGCCGGAAGTGACCGAGGCGGCCGAGCGAGTGGCGGACCTGCTGGTCAGCGCCGAGACGGGGACGCGACTGGCAGCACAGTGAGAAGCGGACGCCTGCGACGCGGCGGGCGTCGTCCGTCGCCGTTCGACGGCCCGAACGGGGTCAGTTCTCGTCGTCGCTCTCGGTCTCGATGGTGTCGATGACGTCGAGCGGTACGTCCCGCAGGGCGCCGCCCACGTCGCTCTTGGCGATGCGCTGGGCGTGTTCCTCGCTCTCGGCGTTGAACACTTGCATCTCCAGCACCAGGCCCACCAGGGCGGTGTCAGCGGCGATGTACGCCGAGTCGAACGGCTCGGCGCAGGCCGGACAGTTCGTCGAGCCCACGCCCACCTCGACGTAGTCCATGTCCTTCTGGTTGAGCCGTTTGCCCGCCTCGCTGATGGCGACGCCGATGGCGTCGTCGATGTTCTCCACGTCGTGAACCAACCAGGCTGCCTCCATCACTACGATGTAGTTCATACACTCCTCTCCGCCTTACTCTGTAATCCTGTTTTTGGTCCCGTCACGATAGCTTTCGGTCCGGTGGCCGTGCCTCACCGCTCGCGAAACCGACCGCTCGGCCCGCCCAGCGCCCTGCGCACGTAATCGGAAACGTGGCCATAACTTATAGGGATTCCCGCGGTCACCAAGCGACCCCTTACTCGAAAACCGGCCCGAACACCGGTACGGTTGTACCCAGAACAATCTGAGCTTAATCGCAAGACTGCGGCGGGGTAATCCATCACGATCCATTATCGGGTACTCGATCTCGGGGGGAACCTTTATATACGCTAACGGATGGAGACATGAGCACACCACGATGCGTTCCACCCTGAACCGTGCAACCGTATTCGCACTGTACCAGCTGACTCTGTTCGCGGGAATCCTGCTGCTGCCCCTGGCGCTCGTCATGCGCAAGGCGGGGATCACCCTGCCGGTCCACCGCGCCGTCGATCGGGTCAACGAGACCTACGAGGACATGGACATCGAGAGCGCGAACTGATCGCGCGGCCACTCGTTCTGTCGCCGTCCGCTCCCGTCGAGCGGCGGTTCGACCCGGCGCAGTCCGGTGGCGACGACCCGGTGCCGTCTCCGGACGGGGGACCGAAAAGGTGGTTTTATCAGCACAGGACTGATACCCGACTACCATGCGCGACCCATTCGCAGATTCGGAGTTCTCGCAAAATCTGCAGCGCCAGAGCGCTGGGATCCCCGACCCCACCGAGCCCGAGATCGGCTCGTTCCCCGACGAGTCCCCGCAGGGCGACCAGAGCAAGGTCGCCGAGACCGGGACGACGACCATCGGCATCACCGCCGAGGACGGCGTCGTCGTCGCGACGGACATGCGTGCCTCGCTCGGCGGCCGGTTCGTCTCGAACAAGCGCGTCCAGAAGGTCGAGCAGATCCACCCGACGGCCGCACTGACCCTCGTCGGGAGCGTCGGCGGCGCCCAGTCGTTCATCCGCTCGCTGCGCGCGGAGGTCGACCTCTACGAGGCCCGCAAGGGCGAGGACATGAGCATGACCGCGCTCTCGACGCTCGCCGGCAACTTCGCCCGCGGCGGTCCCTTCTTCGCCATCAACCCGATCCTCGGCGGCATCGACGACGAGGGCAGTCACGTCTACTCTATCGACCCCGCAGGCGGCGTCATGGAGGACGACTACACCGTCACCGGCTCCGGGCTCACCGTCGCCTACGGGACCCTGGAGGACCGCTACGAGGACGGCATGAACATGGACGAGGCCCGCTCGGCCGCCGTCGCCGGCGTCCGCGCGGCCGCCGAGCGCGACACCGGCTCGGGCAACGGCGTCTACATCGCCGAGGTCACCGAGGACGGCGTCGACATCGAGGACTACCCGGACTTCGACGGCGTCGAGTAACGCTTCATTCGTTCTCTTCGCTTTTCGACGGCGAGCCGCGGCGCTCGCACTCGCGGCCCGCCGACGGTCTCCGCGGTCGTCACGCCGTCGTGTCCGCTCTCGGCTCCGCGAGCGCGTGCCACTACGGTTAATGGGCGCCCTCACGTGGGGTCGGTATGGAACTCTTCGGGACCGCGGGCATCCGCGGTGACGTGCAATCTCGGGTGA
The window above is part of the Halosimplex rubrum genome. Proteins encoded here:
- a CDS encoding MBL fold metallo-hydrolase, yielding MTVGSSDWGDWLPRAVESASPDTLAIWYLGCNGFILKASDGTTVYIDPYLGLGDPPRTLRMIPVPFDPEDVTEADAMFGTHEHVDHVHGPSQAPILANTGADYYTADAGHDVIDEEDWTGNWGVSDDQLHEIEEGDTVELGELTVHVEPANDPDAIHPVSLVFEHEAGTFFHGGDARPGEFEAVGEEYDIDVGVLAFGAVGNIPDKETGEDVRTRWYSDENMVIEAANELQLDTLVPTHWDMWKGMTTEPTVLHNHAASFEYPETLRIVEIGDRFDL
- the dph2 gene encoding diphthamide biosynthesis enzyme Dph2, giving the protein MSQDSRGEADDAARTEGDLTKTGMSLRHDREWDYELDRIVDAVEERDAETVGLQFPEGLKRRGPRVADDLRSELPGDVSVMISGQPCYGACDLDTYLMRRTDVFVHFGHSPMKESDKIIYVPLFSNVDVFPIMERAVDEQLSPADEDPDVGLVTTAQHMNKFDEMRSWLEERGYTVHTRKGDDRLTHEGQVLGCNYASADVDADQMLYVGGGKFHPLGLAMEHPDKKVVIADPVNNAVSVADTEKFMKQRYGAVHRAMDAEEWGVIFCTKIGQGRWDQAQEIVENNENAYLITMDEVTPDRLTNFGMDAYVNTGCPRITTDDGPQFKQPMLTPQEYRIAIGEEPLEDLAFDTFHGTW
- a CDS encoding ATP-binding protein; this translates as MTDGRPTSTTYVRPLEETSQTVSVLCVHPDEATVAAVTDGLEAASESVTAHGTTAASDAFDRLEVGDVDCLVCAYSLPDTDGLAVLERVRETHDRLPFVMLTGDGSERVAAAAINAGADGYVTYDGEPEQETFAALDDRIATVVDDYRARERLEDTTELLFRLTEYTNDALWMFTGDWSETVVINSAYEPLWDRPIADLIEDPGDFLRGVHPDDRETVAEKMAVLSDGEAADLEFRVDTSEERIARWVSVHAEPVFDDDGSVKYVAGFTRDITELKRREERLTDLAEATRRLPQARTETEVTEIVVATVDTVVGRSVTGYWTYDDEADRLVPSEFSDGALDRAGVSGPDALPVLGPDHDWMDRFRAGTPSVLPESDGSSSPPLAGIDPTALVLVPVGDHGVLVVGDPGTAVDEFERSMVEMIEQTTVDALDRVSRERELERQRTELKRSNESLQQFAYVASHDLQEPLRMVSSYVSLLEEEYGDSFDEDGELYMEYAVDGATRMQAMIDALLQYSRVTTKGDEPTETDSEAVFDETVRSLEMLIDDSDAAVDRGDLPPVVVDRNQLGQLFQNLVENALHYGGEEPTVTVGADHEDGRVHFTVADDGPGVDTDQQDRIFEIFKQNSTRPGSTGIGLAMCRRIVNRHGGEIWVESEPDDGATFHFTMPAVDEADQETDA
- a CDS encoding DUF555 domain-containing protein: MNYIVVMEAAWLVHDVENIDDAIGVAISEAGKRLNQKDMDYVEVGVGSTNCPACAEPFDSAYIAADTALVGLVLEMQVFNAESEEHAQRIAKSDVGGALRDVPLDVIDTIETESDDEN
- a CDS encoding coiled-coil domain-containing protein gives rise to the protein MSDSQQYEKVSVSSDGVTVDKRFEEDEFPVPAIAFEIQSARSETVTVTLVDRVPEDVAVEDLGFHPEYGSEYWTIDEDQITFERELEAGAEYTTVYGIRATGTDNVEQFLTTPTVESVDPPLEDGDGPVVDEGSSDVVRDVISGDGDVPGLEDEDDADGSDEDVETLNLKDPNEPGEAVSSGDGAGDESSDSSGGTVAVEDADVDSLVGALAAEIRNQNVDAEDVKLLRKAFDLADDNGGSVDARIQHLQTEVSDLLAYTGALEEFLDENGTGDEMIEEFRDQVKSFESELEEVREMASGHEESISGVEETVASVESSMEALQSDMDEVLDDVEAVQSDVDTVQSEVESVEGTVDEVEGDLDDLESQVGDIDVEDVRSDIEDINDEIEELKEWREQLSSVIGGS
- a CDS encoding hybrid sensor histidine kinase/response regulator — translated: MKPTVHALLVEDNPGDAKLVEHYLDNPSVQAFLDEVKLTHVESLPAAEEALAADHYDVLLLDLGLPDSEGIETLCRASEVESDVPIIVLTGLEDTGVAVEAIQSGAQDYLPKGDLDGDRLVRALRYAIERHEQERALTRRNEQLDFFNSVLRHDMMNGFNIIMARADMLQNGLDDPEHVAHAENIHDWSVKITDLSEKVRSILDSVADDGDATLEPVELDPLVTAEAERVDAVTDRVDVDVDVPEGTTVLANDLFEDVVANLLTNAVEHSNATTSVHVSVDDGGPTVSLRVADDGPGVPPSDQADIFERGGKGDASTGTGFGLFFVSSMVESYGGSVRTEESDSGGAAFVLELPRA
- a CDS encoding YlbF family regulator — protein: MSIETDAANAEAGEDVDALARELGEQIAEMPLYERYREVKAEVEADEDLQEQIREFEKIREEFMLARQTNEATQEDLRTLQDAQEELHDQPKMSEYLEVQSELELRLQELNEIISEPLTVDFGGKAGGCCED
- a CDS encoding response regulator codes for the protein MRNDEAEPVAILLAEDNPGDVTLTRKALERGSIINNLHVVNDGVEALSFLRQEGEYADEPRPDLVLLDLNMPRKDGRDVLEEIKTEDRLKRIPIVVMTSSEAEEDIVQSYDLHANAYLTKPIDFDGFLDVIERIEEFWLTVVKMPPE
- the psmB gene encoding archaeal proteasome endopeptidase complex subunit beta, with protein sequence MRDPFADSEFSQNLQRQSAGIPDPTEPEIGSFPDESPQGDQSKVAETGTTTIGITAEDGVVVATDMRASLGGRFVSNKRVQKVEQIHPTAALTLVGSVGGAQSFIRSLRAEVDLYEARKGEDMSMTALSTLAGNFARGGPFFAINPILGGIDDEGSHVYSIDPAGGVMEDDYTVTGSGLTVAYGTLEDRYEDGMNMDEARSAAVAGVRAAAERDTGSGNGVYIAEVTEDGVDIEDYPDFDGVE